A genomic region of Ensifer adhaerens contains the following coding sequences:
- a CDS encoding peptidoglycan-binding protein: MNGSRSNPQRAGSQSYSERPSLDALNRTIEGLEARIEGLMNGAARDAAPRPPERVPAREPAREPIAPRDAVAEIMQRQRSLSASRERPPLRDRLSQREPERYAPERIASERPVSARFAEEPRPQPLHSQPQRPSSAVNDIAEALVGLRQDLKRDITDGLTREMNSLRSEIRGIKDQAQDHSFAEDVRGDMQRLADSIQQLGRQASPAQADALRGDFDELRAMIDGLAREDSMRRMENRWNGVEDRLIAFDQNRDDELVALAYRLDEIKSQIGSLNNSSAVDVLEDKLIAVAQAIEMLGRQIQPDDRRLVSQFADIDSRLDEISRAIAANSRTTTALDGGFGNRLENRLGDLSRQIDSLSRPNDSGLGARLEALTSRVEDLAGEKAAARLEERLDQLSLLMERSNRTAQSDLNDYLSDISRKIEALDQGSVNDALAERLDYLARRIDELDAHGAQPASDPRFDRLEDRLVGIAQRLEETHAAPFDDRAALQNLEAQIANLSTLVSQPRADVAASAMPVDFENRMSALEDYLSTSDEYIVEAARQAAEAVMEAYAKNGSPRGSGGDLAAISALAEDLRTLEDLSRSSEERTARTFEALHETLVHIADKLERIENREPTMAARTEAPVMREPAMMPRAAQPDFNDPFGGNELDDRYEDLQRNVRALQAEDQAVVAQVAEPETAFADEQQVSTVEVEDVREPAAAARTGLLAGLTRRFSGKRSEPAPEQARQIVEPTPSIDPSEMLAPEEANQLLEPGSGVPDVKKILERVRAGQMSKAGVQPADGDKSDFIAAARRAAQLAVEEADTLNKAGQGGKTSGIGGAFARHRRPILMAVGAVLLAIMSYPLVTNMLKKQESAPVEPAAIIEHQAVPESRENKIVDGLLPQSAAVAPAETSLTASGTPAASPLDSAEAPAKISQASISVPATTVPTTSIGTPVEEKAPMLAPVAETKAASPVSEFQPTPAGNAPASGAALVSSSAESAATPALSPVAAPGDVVLPEGFGPAALVTAAKGGDPLAYYEIGARYTEGRGVLENMAEAAKWYQRAADAGVVPAQYRLASMYEKGTGVTRDAAKAKALYLASAGQGNASAMHNLAVMLASGRDGAPDFAEATKWFAKAAELGIRDSQFNLAVLYARGNGVPQDLTESYKWFSAAAREGDVDAAAKRDEVAKAMKPEQLESAKAKADAWKAQPVDAKMNTVDVPDAWVGPANKTASVDMTKAVRNIQAILNNNGFDAGKPDGQMGKKTVAAIKAFQKSVGQEPTGEITEQLVKELLKRNS, translated from the coding sequence ATGAATGGATCGCGATCAAATCCTCAGCGCGCAGGCAGCCAGTCCTATAGCGAGCGGCCGTCGCTCGACGCATTGAACCGCACCATCGAAGGTTTGGAGGCCCGGATCGAGGGCCTGATGAACGGCGCTGCCCGCGACGCGGCCCCAAGGCCGCCCGAGCGCGTTCCCGCCCGCGAACCGGCCAGAGAACCCATAGCGCCCCGTGACGCCGTCGCCGAGATCATGCAGCGTCAGCGCAGCCTCAGCGCTTCGCGCGAGCGTCCGCCGCTTCGCGATCGGCTGTCGCAGCGCGAGCCGGAACGCTACGCCCCGGAACGCATCGCTTCTGAGCGGCCGGTCTCTGCGCGCTTCGCAGAAGAGCCGCGCCCCCAGCCGCTCCATAGTCAGCCGCAGCGCCCGTCCTCAGCCGTCAACGATATCGCGGAAGCCCTCGTCGGTTTGCGCCAGGACCTGAAACGCGACATCACCGACGGGCTGACGCGCGAGATGAATTCGTTGCGCTCCGAAATTCGCGGCATCAAGGACCAGGCACAGGATCACAGCTTTGCCGAAGACGTGCGTGGCGACATGCAGCGCCTCGCCGACAGCATCCAGCAGCTCGGCCGCCAGGCGTCTCCCGCGCAGGCCGATGCGCTACGCGGAGACTTCGACGAACTGCGGGCGATGATCGACGGCCTGGCGCGTGAAGACAGCATGCGCCGCATGGAAAACCGCTGGAACGGCGTCGAGGATCGGCTGATCGCGTTTGATCAGAACCGTGACGACGAGCTGGTGGCACTTGCCTATCGGCTGGACGAGATCAAGTCGCAGATCGGCTCGCTGAACAACAGCTCTGCCGTCGACGTGCTGGAAGACAAGCTGATCGCTGTCGCGCAGGCGATCGAAATGCTCGGCCGGCAGATCCAGCCCGACGATCGCCGTCTCGTTTCGCAGTTTGCGGATATCGACAGCCGGCTCGACGAAATCAGCCGCGCCATCGCTGCCAACAGCCGCACGACGACCGCACTCGATGGCGGCTTCGGCAATCGCCTGGAAAATCGGCTCGGCGACCTTTCCCGTCAGATCGACAGCCTGTCGCGCCCGAACGATTCCGGGCTCGGCGCACGCCTGGAGGCTTTGACGAGCCGGGTCGAGGATCTCGCCGGCGAGAAGGCGGCCGCCCGTCTCGAGGAGCGGCTCGACCAGCTTTCGCTGCTGATGGAGCGCAGCAACAGGACCGCACAGTCGGATCTCAACGACTACCTGTCGGACATTTCGCGCAAGATCGAGGCCTTGGACCAGGGCAGCGTCAACGACGCGCTGGCCGAGCGGCTCGACTATCTGGCGCGCCGGATCGACGAACTTGACGCGCATGGGGCTCAGCCTGCCTCCGACCCGCGTTTCGATCGGCTGGAAGATCGCCTTGTCGGCATTGCACAGCGTCTCGAAGAGACCCACGCCGCGCCGTTCGACGATCGCGCCGCCCTGCAGAATCTGGAAGCACAGATCGCCAATCTGTCGACGCTGGTCAGCCAACCGCGCGCGGACGTTGCCGCGAGCGCCATGCCCGTCGATTTCGAAAACCGCATGAGCGCACTCGAGGACTACCTCTCGACCAGCGACGAATACATCGTCGAGGCCGCTCGTCAGGCGGCCGAAGCGGTGATGGAAGCCTACGCCAAGAATGGTTCTCCACGCGGTTCCGGCGGAGATCTCGCGGCAATCTCGGCGCTTGCCGAGGACCTTCGCACGCTCGAGGACCTGAGCCGCTCCAGCGAGGAGCGGACGGCGCGCACCTTCGAGGCTTTGCACGAGACGCTCGTGCATATCGCCGACAAGCTGGAGCGCATCGAAAATCGCGAGCCGACGATGGCGGCGCGGACCGAGGCGCCGGTAATGCGCGAACCGGCGATGATGCCGAGGGCCGCACAGCCGGATTTCAACGATCCATTCGGCGGCAACGAGCTCGACGACCGATACGAGGACCTGCAGCGCAACGTCCGCGCCCTGCAGGCTGAAGATCAGGCGGTGGTCGCGCAGGTCGCAGAGCCGGAAACGGCTTTTGCCGACGAGCAACAGGTCTCGACCGTTGAAGTCGAAGACGTGCGCGAACCGGCCGCTGCAGCCCGCACCGGCCTGCTTGCAGGTTTGACCCGGCGCTTCTCCGGCAAGCGGTCCGAGCCGGCGCCGGAACAGGCTCGGCAGATCGTCGAGCCGACCCCGTCGATCGATCCGTCCGAAATGCTTGCGCCCGAGGAAGCCAACCAGCTGCTGGAGCCGGGTTCGGGCGTTCCAGACGTCAAGAAGATCCTGGAGCGCGTGCGCGCCGGCCAGATGAGCAAGGCGGGTGTGCAGCCCGCCGACGGCGACAAGTCGGATTTCATCGCCGCCGCCCGCCGCGCCGCCCAGCTCGCCGTCGAAGAGGCCGACACCCTGAACAAGGCCGGTCAGGGCGGGAAGACCTCCGGCATCGGCGGCGCTTTTGCCCGTCACCGCCGGCCGATCCTGATGGCCGTCGGCGCGGTCCTGCTGGCGATCATGTCCTATCCGCTCGTCACCAACATGCTGAAGAAGCAAGAGAGCGCACCGGTCGAGCCGGCTGCGATCATCGAGCATCAGGCAGTGCCGGAATCGCGCGAAAACAAGATCGTCGACGGCCTGTTGCCGCAGAGCGCGGCCGTGGCGCCGGCTGAAACGTCGCTTACGGCATCCGGGACCCCGGCCGCATCACCTCTCGATTCCGCTGAAGCACCAGCGAAGATATCTCAAGCTTCGATCTCGGTCCCGGCGACGACCGTGCCGACGACCAGCATCGGGACGCCGGTCGAGGAAAAGGCACCGATGCTCGCGCCGGTGGCGGAGACGAAAGCTGCTTCGCCGGTTTCCGAGTTCCAGCCGACGCCGGCCGGCAATGCGCCTGCCAGCGGTGCTGCCCTTGTCAGTTCATCCGCCGAGAGCGCGGCGACACCGGCGCTGTCGCCGGTCGCCGCACCGGGCGACGTCGTCCTGCCTGAAGGTTTCGGTCCAGCCGCCCTGGTGACGGCCGCCAAGGGGGGCGATCCGCTTGCCTACTACGAGATCGGCGCTCGCTATACCGAGGGGCGCGGGGTTCTGGAAAACATGGCGGAAGCCGCCAAGTGGTATCAGCGCGCGGCCGATGCCGGCGTCGTTCCGGCGCAGTACCGCCTTGCGAGCATGTACGAGAAGGGCACGGGCGTGACACGCGACGCCGCCAAGGCGAAAGCGCTCTATCTCGCTTCCGCCGGCCAGGGCAACGCCAGCGCCATGCACAATCTTGCTGTCATGCTGGCGAGTGGCCGTGACGGTGCCCCGGATTTTGCCGAGGCGACGAAGTGGTTCGCGAAGGCGGCCGAACTCGGCATTCGCGATAGCCAGTTCAACCTTGCCGTCCTCTATGCGCGTGGCAACGGCGTACCGCAGGATCTCACCGAATCCTACAAGTGGTTCTCGGCCGCCGCCCGCGAAGGTGATGTGGATGCCGCCGCCAAGCGCGACGAAGTTGCCAAGGCGATGAAGCCCGAGCAGCTCGAAAGCGCCAAGGCGAAGGCGGATGCCTGGAAAGCACAGCCGGTCGACGCCAAGATGAACACGGTGGACGTTCCGGATGCCTGGGTCGGCCCGGCCAACAAGACCGCCAGCGTCGACATGACCAAGGCGGTCCGCAACATCCAGGCGATCCTGAATAACAACGGCTTTGACGCCGGCAAGCCGGATGGCCAGATGGGCAAGAAGACCGTGGCGGCCATCAAGGCCTTCCAGAAGTCGGTCGGCCAGGAGCCGACGGGCGAGATTACCGAGCAGCTGGTCAAGGAATTGCTGAAGCGCAATTCCTGA
- a CDS encoding sulfite exporter TauE/SafE family protein produces MTIYLPIAELSVNILIILGMGAAVGFLSGMFGVGGGFLITPLLIFYNIPPVVAVATGANQVVASSISGAITHFRRGTIDIKLGTVLLCGGLAGATVGVWLFSLLRRLGQLDLVISLLYVVLLGTVGGLMLWESITAMRKAAKNQQTTLRRPGQHNWVHGLPLKMRFKKSKIYLSVIPVIALGFCIGILTSVMGVGGGFIMVPAMIYLLRIPTNVVVGTSLFQIIFVSAYTVIVQASTNYTVDIVLAFVLMIAGVIGAQYGVRVGQKLRGEQLRALLALLVLAVGIRLAIELVIPPKDVYSVVSAGFGF; encoded by the coding sequence GTGACGATCTATCTGCCCATCGCAGAGTTGTCGGTGAACATACTCATCATTCTCGGTATGGGCGCAGCCGTCGGCTTTCTGTCCGGCATGTTCGGCGTCGGCGGCGGCTTCCTGATCACACCGCTCCTGATCTTCTACAATATTCCGCCTGTCGTGGCGGTGGCGACCGGCGCCAACCAGGTGGTGGCCTCGTCGATCTCGGGCGCGATCACGCATTTCCGGCGCGGCACCATCGATATCAAGCTCGGCACGGTGCTTCTATGCGGGGGTCTTGCCGGCGCGACGGTCGGCGTCTGGCTATTCTCGCTGCTGCGCCGCCTCGGTCAGCTCGATCTGGTGATTTCGCTGCTCTATGTCGTGCTGCTCGGCACCGTCGGCGGCCTGATGCTTTGGGAAAGCATCACCGCCATGCGCAAGGCGGCCAAGAACCAGCAGACGACCTTGCGCCGTCCCGGACAGCACAACTGGGTGCATGGCCTGCCGCTGAAGATGCGCTTCAAGAAGTCGAAGATCTATCTGAGCGTCATTCCGGTGATCGCTCTCGGGTTCTGCATCGGTATCCTGACCTCGGTCATGGGTGTCGGCGGCGGCTTCATCATGGTGCCGGCGATGATCTATCTCCTGCGCATCCCGACGAACGTCGTCGTCGGTACGTCGCTGTTCCAGATCATATTCGTCTCGGCCTATACGGTCATCGTCCAGGCATCGACCAACTATACTGTCGACATCGTGCTCGCCTTCGTCCTGATGATCGCCGGCGTCATCGGTGCTCAGTATGGCGTGCGCGTCGGTCAGAAGCTGCGCGGCGAACAATTGCGCGCGCTGCTGGCGCTCCTCGTTCTCGCCGTCGGCATCCGTCTGGCGATCGAGCTCGTCATCCCGCCGAAGGACGTCTATTCGGTCGTATCCGCGGGGTTCGGTTTCTGA